GCAGAACCTGCGGTTCCTTCTTGACGTCGAGATCGACCGTTCGCTTGCCACGGTGCATCAGGTCGATGTTCTCCGCAGGCATCTGCAGCCCGCCGGGCCGACGCACCCGAACGACGTCGGCGCCCAGATCGGCCAGCACCATGCCCGCGTGCGGTCCCGGCCCAATACCGCCGAGTTCGATTACTCTCACTCCCGCCAGGGGGCCTGTGTTCGTCACCGAAGCAAGGTAACTCGCGGCATCTGACGTAGATGTCAATGTTGGCACTTCCGCGTTCGGAAGGTCATACGCTGTGGTTCGCCACGCCGCAGCACCGCCAGGAGATGGACGTGCGGACCTAACCCGTGCGGTTCTTGACCTTCAGCACCTGCTCGCGAAGGCCCTTGGTGGCAGTCTCCATCAGTCCCTTGGCTCCCCGTTTGATCAGGAAGCCGGGCAGGGGGACCGTCGGGTCGACCATCAATTCGAAACGCACCCGCGTCGAATCACCGTCGCGCGTCAGCGTGTAACGACCGGTCTGGGCGCGCTGCTGCTTGGAGCTGACGAGAGTCCAGCCCACACCGTCGTCATAAACGGTGTAGTCCAGCACCTGCTCGTCGGTTATGCCGACGATCTTGACGACCTGCCTGGACTTGCTCGGGCGTCCCTCCGCGTCGCGCTCGAGCACCTCGACCTTCTGATGGGTCGGTGACCATTCGGTCAACGTCTCCAGATCAGTCAGAACGTCCATGATCTCGCTGGGCGTCGCCTCGATGACGACGTCGCGTGTTTCGGTGACACTCATGCTGGCTTAGTTCCACCGGTGCGCTC
The sequence above is drawn from the Mycobacterium gallinarum genome and encodes:
- a CDS encoding SRPBCC family protein — encoded protein: MSVTETRDVVIEATPSEIMDVLTDLETLTEWSPTHQKVEVLERDAEGRPSKSRQVVKIVGITDEQVLDYTVYDDGVGWTLVSSKQQRAQTGRYTLTRDGDSTRVRFELMVDPTVPLPGFLIKRGAKGLMETATKGLREQVLKVKNRTG